One segment of Theobroma cacao cultivar B97-61/B2 chromosome 9, Criollo_cocoa_genome_V2, whole genome shotgun sequence DNA contains the following:
- the LOC18588211 gene encoding uncharacterized protein LOC18588211, producing MDDYLDQYFSSSSWSDVNVNEGSSWVHCEPDQPNALLPSSIGVYQDDKTSSPVRMISSNHTMGCLAAQDRIPSGESGCGVELGLLSGEGEPQMDGQNCSSNSTKEMLNGRLAFANVELQFNTAVHSSGSLSLGSPKDLSVVGDLTPSLSFNEGGHVICNEGESSEFRRSLTGLETLSPIPKLWHPQPYDGVSSLPTLMGQTRMESSCLQGENGTVNNDGNINRFVEIDKILQPENLSASISAKGKQDMQNSLYSSFPAEHQITKTMIGLPSLLQSASPTPNNGCNGIGKPRVRARRGQATDPHSIAERLRREKIAERMKNLQELVPNSNKTDKASMLDEIIEYVKFLQLQVKVLSMSRLGAAGAVVPLITDCQAEGSNGLSLSPLAGQGVDFSASPDQVVFEQEVVKLMESNVTMAMQYLQSKGLCLMPIALANAISNGKASSSSSSSSGPASEERKKFGFTKGLVNNDIVHNTCTSNGLVQNSNCSSSSSSSSGSLPGVGIHYLSSDGHFMIGKLSGGLVANGCNGSFKQEEMNTLCTAK from the exons ATGGATGACTATCTTGATCAGTATTTCTCTTCCTCCTCATGGTCAGATGTGAATGTTAACGAAGGATCATCTTGGGTCCATTGTGAACCTGATCAGCCAAATGCACTGCTGCCTAGTTCAATAGGAGTATACCAAGATGATAAAACTAGTTCGCCTGTAAGAATGATTAGTTCGAACCACACCATGGGGTGCTTAGCTGCACAAGACAGAATTCCTAGTGGAGAGTCAGGTTGTGGTGTTGAACTTGGTTTGCTGTCTGGGGAAGGTGAACCACAAATGGATGGTCAGAATTGCAGTAGCAACTCCACAAAAGAGATGCTGAATGGAAGATTGGCATTTGCAAATGTGGAATTGCAATTTAATACAGCTGTTCATTCCTCTGGCTCACTCAGCCTTGGTTCGCCAAAGGATCTTTCAGTTGTTGGTGATCTGACCCCATCTCTATCGTTTAATGAGGGAGGGCATGTAATATGCAATGAAGGTGAATCTTCTGAGTTTCGTAGATCGCTTACAGGCTTAGAAACTCTTTCTCCAATTCCAAAATTATGGCATCCACAACCTTATGACGGTGTTTCTTCCCTTCCTACTTTGATGGGACAAACCAGAATGGAAAGCTCTTGTCTTCAAGGAGAAAATGGAACTGTAAATAATGATGGCAATATTAACAGGTTTGTTGAGATCGATAAAATTCTGCAACCTGAGAACTTATCCGCATCAATTAGCGCAAAG GGAAAACAAGATATGCAAAATTCTCTTTACTCTTCTTTTCCTGCCGAGCACCAGATAACAAAGACTATGATTGGCTTGCCATCTCTGCTGCAG AGTGCATCACCTACTCCAAACAATGGTTGCAATGGAATTGGAAAGCCTCGGGTAAGAGCACGTCGAGGTCAGGCTACTGATCCACACAGCATTGCAGAAAGG CTTCGAAGAGAGAAGATTGCTGAAAGGATGAAGAATCTGCAAGAGCTTGTACCTAATTCCAATAAG ACCGACAAGGCATCTATGCTTGACGAAATCATAGAGTATGTCAAATTTCTTCAACTCCAAGTTAAG GTACTAAGCATGAGCAGGCTGGGGGCAGCAGGAGCAGTTGTTCCTCTCATCACTGATTGTCAAGCTGAG GGATCTAATGGTTTATCACTTTCACCGTTGGCGGGTCAAGGAGTTGATTTTTCAGCATCTCCTGATCAAGTTGTTTTTGAACAAGAAGTGGTGAAGCTCATGGAATCCAATGTGACAATGGCCATGCAATATCTGCAAAGTAAAGGTCTCTGCCTTATGCCGATTGCACTCGCTAACGCCATATCCAATGGAAAGGCGTCGTCATCGTCGTCGTCATCATCGGGTCCTGCTTCtgaagagaggaagaaatttGGTTTCACCAAAGGTCTAGTGAACAATGATATTGTTCACAACACCTGCACCAGCAATGGTCTTGTTCAAAACTCCAACTGCAGCAGCAGTAGCAGCAGCAGCAGTGGTAGCTTGCCTGGTGTTGGAATTCATTACCTGTCCTCCGATGGTCATTTTATGATTGGAAAGCTCAGCGGCGGCCTCGTGGCCAATGGTTGCAATGGGTCCTTCaaacaagaagaaatgaaCACTCTGTGCACTGCCAAATAA